A part of Rhinolophus ferrumequinum isolate MPI-CBG mRhiFer1 chromosome 11, mRhiFer1_v1.p, whole genome shotgun sequence genomic DNA contains:
- the MADD gene encoding MAP kinase-activating death domain protein isoform X45: MVQKKKFCPRLLDYLVIVGARHPSSDSVAQTPELLRRYPLEDHAEFPLPPDVVFFCQPEGCLSVRQRRMSLRDDTSFVFTLTDKDTGVTRYGICVNFYRSFQKRMPKEKGEAGAGSRGKDGARASCASEELGTESSESGSSLQPPSTDSTPDVNQSPRGKRRAKAGSRSRNSTLTSLCVLSHYPFFSTFRECLYTLKRMVDCCSERLLGKKLGLPRGIQRDTMWRIFTGSLLVEERSSALLHDLREIEAWIYRLLRSPVPVSGQKRVDIEVLPQELQQALTFALPDPSRFSLVDFPLHLPLELLGVDACLQVLTCILLEHKVVLQSRDYNALSMSVMAFVAMIYPLEYMFPVIPLLPTCMASAEQLLLAPTPYIIGVPASFFLYKLDFKMPDDVWLVDLDSSRVIAPTNAEVLPVLPEPESLELKKHLKQALASMSLNTQPILNLEKFHEGQEIPLLLGKPSNDLQSTPSTEFNPLIYGNDVDSVDVATRVAMVRFFNSPNVLQGFQMHTRTLRLFPRPVVAFQAGSFLASRPRQTPFAEKLARTQAVEYFGEWILNPTNYAFQRIHNNMFDPALIGDKPKWYAHQLQPIHYRVYDGNSQLAEALSVPPERDSDSEPTDDSGSDSMEYDDSSSSYSSLGDFVSEMMKCDINGDTPNVDPLTHAALGDASEVKIDELQNQKEAEEPGPDSENSQENPPPRSSTAASSSPSTTVHGASSAPADSAEMDDKAAGGLCRPLPPVPPSVGKSGVDRRQTEIGEGAQRLLRPNSLKLASDSDAESDSRASSPTSTVSNNSTEGFGGIMSFASSLYRNHSTSFSLSNLTLPTKGARDKTTPFPSLKVFGLNTLMEIVTEAGPGSGEGNRRALVDQKSSVIKHSPTVKREPPSPQGRSSNSSENQQFLKEVVHSVLDGQGVGWLNMKKVRRLLESEQLRVFVLSKLNRTVQSEDDARQDVIPDVEISRKVYKGMLDLLKCTVLSLEQSYAHAGLGGMASIFGLLEIAQTHYYSKEPDKRKRSPTETVITPVGKDLGLAGRGDPKAMAQLRVPQLGPRAPSATGKGPKELDTRSLKEENFVASVGPEVIKPVFDLGETEEKKSQISADSGVSLTSGSQRTDPDSVTGVSPPVMIRSSSQDSEVSNSSGETLGADSDLSSNAGDGPGGEGSTHLTSSRGTLSDSEIETNSATSAIFGKAHSLKPSVKEKLVGSPVRSSEDVSQRVYLYEGLLGRDKGSMWDQLEDAAMETFSMSKERSTLWDQMQFWEDAFLDAVMLEREGMGMDQGPQEMIDRYLSLGEHDRKRLEDDEDRLLATLLHNLISYMLLVKVNKNDIRKKVRRLMGKSHIGLVYSQQINEVLDQLTDLNGRDLSIRSSGSRHIKKQTFVVHAGTDTNGDIFFMEVCDDCVVLRSNIGTVYERWWYEKLINMTYCPKTKVLCLWRRNGSETQLNKFYTKKCRELYYCVKDSMERAAARQQSIKPGPELGGEFPVQDMKTGEGGLLQVTLEGINLKFMHNQFLKLKKW, encoded by the exons ATGGTGCAAAAGAAGAAGTTCTGTCCTCGGTTACTTGACTATCTGGTGATCGTAGGCGCCAG GCACCCGAGCAGTGACAGTGTGGCCCAGACTCCAGAGCTGCTCCGGCGATACCCGCTAGAGGACCATGCCGAGTTTCCCCTGCCCCCAGACGTAGTGTTTTTCTGCCAGCCCGAGGGCTGTCTGAGTGTGCGGCAACGGCGCATGAGCCTGCGGGATGACACCTCTTTTGTCTTCACCCTCACTGACAAGGACACTGGAGTCACGCGTTATGGCATCTGTGTTAACTTCTACCGCTCCTTTCAGAAGCGAATGCCTAAGGAAAAGGGGGAAGCTGGAGCAGGGTCCCGGGGGAAGGACGGAGCCCGGGCCAGCTGTGCCTCAGAAGAGCTTGGCACCGAGAGCTCGGAGAGTGGCTCGTCCCTGCAGCCCCCCAGCACTGACTCCACCCCTGATGTGAACCAGTCTCCTCGTGGAAAGCGCCGGGCCAAGGCGGGGAGCCGTTCCCGCAACAGTACTCTGACGTCCCTGTGCGTGCTCAGCCACTACCCCTTCTTCTCCACCTTCCGGGAGTGTCTGTACACCCTCAAACGTATGGTGGACTGCTGTAGCGAGCGACTGCTGGGCAAGAAGCTGGGCCTCCCTCGAGGCATACAAAG GGACACCATGTGGCGCATCTTTACGGGATCACTGCTAGTGGAGGAGAGGTCAAGTGCCCTTCTGCACGACCTTCGAGAGATTGAGGCCTGGATCTATCGACTGCTGCGTTCCCCGGTCCCCGTCTCTGGGCAGAAGCGAGTAGACATTGAGGTCCTGCCCCAGGAGCTCCAGCAGGCTCTGACCTTTGCTCTCCCAGACCCCTCTCGGTTCAGCCTGGTGGATTTCCCGCTGCACCTTCCCTTGGAACTTCTGGGTGTGGATGCCTGTCTTCAGGTGCTAACCTGCATCCTGTTAGAGCACAAG GTGGTGCTACAGTCCCGAGACTACAACGCACTGTCCATGTCTGTGATGGCATTTGTGGCAATGATCTACCCCCTGGAGTATATGTTTCCTGTTATCCCACTGCTGCCCACCTGTATGGCATCAGCAGAGCAG CTGCTGTTGGCTCCAACGCCGTACATCATCGGTGTCCCTGCCAGCTTCTTCCTCTACAAACTGGACTTCAAAATGCCTGATGATGTATGGCTAGTGGATCTGGACAGCAGTCGG GTGATTGCTCCCACCAATGCAGAAGTGCTACCTGTCCTGCCAGAACCAGAGTCATTAGAATTGAAAAAACACTTAAAGCAG GCCCTCGCCAGCATGAGTCTCAACACCCAGCCAATCCTCAATCTGGAGAAATTCCATGAGGGCCAGGAGATCCCCCTTCTCTTGGGAAAGCCTTCTAATGACCTGCAGTCCACACCGTCCACTGAATTCAACCCTCTCATCTATGGCAATGACGTGGATTCTGTGGATGTCGCCACCAG AGTGGCCATGGTCCGTTTCTTCAACTCCCCCAACGTGCTGCAGGGCTTTCAGATGCACACGCGCACCCTGCGTCTCTTCCCGCGGCCTGTGGTAGCTTTTCAGGCTGGCTCCTTTCTAGCCTCACGTCCCCGGCAGACTCCTTTCGCTGAGAAATTGGCCAGGACTCAGGCTGTGGAGTACTTTGGGGAATGGATCCTTAACCCCACCAACTATGCCTTTCAGCGAATTCACAACA ACATGTTTGATCCGGCTCTGATCGGTGACAAGCCAAAGTGGTATGCTCACCAGCTGCAGCCCATCCATTATCGAGTCTATGATGGCAATTCCCAGCTGGCGGAGGCGCTGAGTGTGCCCCCAGAGCGTGACTCCGATTCTGAGCCCACTGATGACAG TGGCAGTGATAGTATGGAGTATGATGACTCAAGCTCTTCTTACTCCTCCCTTGGTGACTTTGTTAGTGAAATGATGAAATGTGACATCAATGGTGATACTCCTA ACGTGGATCCTCTGACACATGCGGCCTTGGGAGATGCCAGTGAGGTGAAGATTGACGAGCTGCAGAaccagaaggaagcagaggaacCTGGCCCAGACAGCGAGAACTCGCAGGAAAACCCCCCACCGCGCTCCAGCACCGCcgccagcagcagccccagcaccACCGTCCACGGAGCCAGTTCT GCACCTGCTGACTCAGCGGAGATGGATGATAAGGCGGCAGGAGGCCTCTGCAGACCCCTCCCTCCCGTGCCTCCCAGCGTTGGCAAATCGGGCGTGGACAGGCGTCAGACAGAAATTGGAGAGGG GGCTCAAAGGCTGCTGCGGCCCAACAGCTTGAAACTGGCAAGCGACTCCGATGCAGAGTCAGACTCTCGAGCGAGCTCTCCCACCTCCACCGTCTCCAACAACAGCACCGAGGGCTTCGGGGGCATCATGTCTTTTGCCA GCAGCCTATATCGGAACCACAGTACAAGCTTCAGTCTTTCAAACCTCACACTGCCCACCAAAGGTGCTCGGGACAAGACCACGCCCTTCCCCAGTCTGAAAG TATTTGGGCTAAATACTCTAATGGAGATTGTTACTGAAGCCGGCCCCGGGAGTGGTGAAG GAAACAGGAGGGCCTTAGTGGACCAGAAGTCATCTGTCATTAAACACAGCCCAACAGTGAAGAGAGAGCCTCCATCACCCCAGGGTCGATCCAGCAATTCTAg TGAGAACCAGCAGTTCCTGAAGGAGGTGGTGCACAGCGTGCTGGATGGCCAGGGGGTTGGCTGGCTCAACATGAAAAAGGTGCGACGGCTGCTGGAGAGCGAGCAGCTGCGAGTCTTCGTCCTGAGCAAGCTGAACCGCACCGTGCAGTCAGAGGACGATGCCCGGCAGGACGTCATCCCAGATGTG GAGATCAGCCGAAAGGTGTACAAGGGAATGCTAGACCTGCTCAAGTGCACGGTGCTCAGTCTGGAGCAGTCCTATGCCCACGCAGGTCTCGGCGGCATGGCCAGCATCTTCGGCCTTCTGGAGATCGCGCAGACCCACTATTATAGCAAAG AACCAGACAAGCGGAAGAGAAGTCCAACAGAGACTGTAATTACACCAGTTGGCAAGGATCTTGGCCTGGCCGGGCGGGGAGACCCAAAGGCGATGGCACAGCTAAGAGTTCCCCAGCTGGGACCTCGGGCACCAAGTGCTACAGGAAAGGGTCCCAAGGAACTGGACACCAGAAGTTTAAAGGAAGAGAATTTTGTAGCGTCTGTTG GGCCTGAAGTAATCAAACCTGTCTTCGACCTTGGtgagacagaggagaaaaagtCCCAGATCAGCGCAGATAGTGGTGTGAGCCTGACATCTGGTTCCCAG AGGACTGATCCCGACTCCGTCACTGGTGTGAGTCCACCTGTTATGATCCGAAGTTCAAGTCAGGATTCTGAA gtGAGTAATAGTTCTGGAGAGACCCTTGGAGCAGACAGTGACTTGAGCAGCAACGCAGGTGATGGACCAGGTGGCGAGGGAAGCACCCACTTGACAAGCTCTCGGGGTACTTTGTCTGATAGTGAAATTGAGACCAACTCTGCCACCAGCGCCATCTTT GGTAAAGCCCACAGCTTGAAGCCGAGTGTAAAGGAGAAGCTGGTGGGCAGCCCAGTACGCTCTTCTGAAGATGTAAGCCAGCGAGTTTATCTCTACGAGGGACTCCTAG GAAGGGACAAAGGATCGATGTGGGACCAGTTAGAGGATGCTGCTATGGAGACCTTTTCTATGA GCAAAGAACGTTCTACCTTATGGGACCAAATGCAGTTCTGGGAAGATGCGTTCTTAGATGCTGTGATGTTGGAGAGAGAAGGGATGGGTATGGACCAGGGTCCCCAGGAAATGATAGACAG GTACCTGTCCTTGGGAGAACATGACCGGAAGCGCCTAGAGGATGATGAAGATCGCTTGCTGGCCACACTGTTGCACAATCTCATCTCCTACATGCTCCTGGTGAAG GTAAATAAGAATGACATCCGGAAGAAAGTGAGACGCCTAATGGGAAAGTCCCATATTGGGCTTGTGTACAGCCAGCAAATCAATGAAGTGCTTGATCAGCTGACAGACCTG AATGGACGTGATCTTTCTATTCGGTCCAGTGGCAGCCGGCACATAAAGAAGCAGACATTTGTGGTACATGCGGGGACAGACACAAATGGAGATATCTTTTTTATGGAG GTGTGTGACGACTGCGTGGTGTTACGCAGTAACATCGGGACGGTATACGAGCGCTGGTGGTACGAGAAGCTCATCAACATGACCTACTGTCCCAAGACCAAGGTCTTGTGCTTGTGGCGTAGAAACGGCTCTGAGACCCAGCTCAACAAATTCTACACCAAGAAG TGTCGGGAGCTGTACTACTGTGTGAAGGATAGCATGGAGCGTGCGGCCGCCCGCCAGCAAAGCATCAAACCTG GACCTGAACTAGGTGGCGAGTTCCCTGTGCAGGACATGAAGACTGGTGAGGGTGGCTTGCTGCAGGTCACCCTAGAAGGGATCAATCTCAAGTTCATGCACAACCAG TTCCTGAAATTAAAGAAGTGGTGA
- the MADD gene encoding MAP kinase-activating death domain protein isoform X42, with protein MVQKKKFCPRLLDYLVIVGARHPSSDSVAQTPELLRRYPLEDHAEFPLPPDVVFFCQPEGCLSVRQRRMSLRDDTSFVFTLTDKDTGVTRYGICVNFYRSFQKRMPKEKGEAGAGSRGKDGARASCASEELGTESSESGSSLQPPSTDSTPDVNQSPRGKRRAKAGSRSRNSTLTSLCVLSHYPFFSTFRECLYTLKRMVDCCSERLLGKKLGLPRGIQRDTMWRIFTGSLLVEERSSALLHDLREIEAWIYRLLRSPVPVSGQKRVDIEVLPQELQQALTFALPDPSRFSLVDFPLHLPLELLGVDACLQVLTCILLEHKVVLQSRDYNALSMSVMAFVAMIYPLEYMFPVIPLLPTCMASAEQLLLAPTPYIIGVPASFFLYKLDFKMPDDVWLVDLDSSRVIAPTNAEVLPVLPEPESLELKKHLKQALASMSLNTQPILNLEKFHEGQEIPLLLGKPSNDLQSTPSTEFNPLIYGNDVDSVDVATRVAMVRFFNSPNVLQGFQMHTRTLRLFPRPVVAFQAGSFLASRPRQTPFAEKLARTQAVEYFGEWILNPTNYAFQRIHNNMFDPALIGDKPKWYAHQLQPIHYRVYDGNSQLAEALSVPPERDSDSEPTDDSGSDSMEYDDSSSSYSSLGDFVSEMMKCDINGDTPNVDPLTHAALGDASEVKIDELQNQKEAEEPGPDSENSQENPPPRSSTAASSSPSTTVHGASSAPADSAEMDDKAAGGLCRPLPPVPPSVGKSGVDRRQTEIGEGAQRLLRPNSLKLASDSDAESDSRASSPTSTVSNNSTEGFGGIMSFASSLYRNHSTSFSLSNLTLPTKGARDKTTPFPSLKVFGLNTLMEIVTEAGPGSGEGNRRALVDQKSSVIKHSPTVKREPPSPQGRSSNSSENQQFLKEVVHSVLDGQGVGWLNMKKVRRLLESEQLRVFVLSKLNRTVQSEDDARQDVIPDVEISRKVYKGMLDLLKCTVLSLEQSYAHAGLGGMASIFGLLEIAQTHYYSKEPDKRKRSPTETVITPVGKDLGLAGRGDPKAMAQLRVPQLGPRAPSATGKGPKELDTRSLKEENFVASVGPEVIKPVFDLGETEEKKSQISADSGVSLTSGSQRTDPDSVTGVSPPVMIRSSSQDSEVSTVSNSSGETLGADSDLSSNAGDGPGGEGSTHLTSSRGTLSDSEIETNSATSAIFGKAHSLKPSVKEKLVGSPVRSSEDVSQRVYLYEGLLGRDKGSMWDQLEDAAMETFSMSKERSTLWDQMQFWEDAFLDAVMLEREGMGMDQGPQEMIDRYLSLGEHDRKRLEDDEDRLLATLLHNLISYMLLVKVNKNDIRKKVRRLMGKSHIGLVYSQQINEVLDQLTDLNGRDLSIRSSGSRHIKKQTFVVHAGTDTNGDIFFMEVCDDCVVLRSNIGTVYERWWYEKLINMTYCPKTKVLCLWRRNGSETQLNKFYTKKCRELYYCVKDSMERAAARQQSIKPGPELGGEFPVQDMKTGEGGLLQVTLEGINLKFMHNQFLKLKKW; from the exons ATGGTGCAAAAGAAGAAGTTCTGTCCTCGGTTACTTGACTATCTGGTGATCGTAGGCGCCAG GCACCCGAGCAGTGACAGTGTGGCCCAGACTCCAGAGCTGCTCCGGCGATACCCGCTAGAGGACCATGCCGAGTTTCCCCTGCCCCCAGACGTAGTGTTTTTCTGCCAGCCCGAGGGCTGTCTGAGTGTGCGGCAACGGCGCATGAGCCTGCGGGATGACACCTCTTTTGTCTTCACCCTCACTGACAAGGACACTGGAGTCACGCGTTATGGCATCTGTGTTAACTTCTACCGCTCCTTTCAGAAGCGAATGCCTAAGGAAAAGGGGGAAGCTGGAGCAGGGTCCCGGGGGAAGGACGGAGCCCGGGCCAGCTGTGCCTCAGAAGAGCTTGGCACCGAGAGCTCGGAGAGTGGCTCGTCCCTGCAGCCCCCCAGCACTGACTCCACCCCTGATGTGAACCAGTCTCCTCGTGGAAAGCGCCGGGCCAAGGCGGGGAGCCGTTCCCGCAACAGTACTCTGACGTCCCTGTGCGTGCTCAGCCACTACCCCTTCTTCTCCACCTTCCGGGAGTGTCTGTACACCCTCAAACGTATGGTGGACTGCTGTAGCGAGCGACTGCTGGGCAAGAAGCTGGGCCTCCCTCGAGGCATACAAAG GGACACCATGTGGCGCATCTTTACGGGATCACTGCTAGTGGAGGAGAGGTCAAGTGCCCTTCTGCACGACCTTCGAGAGATTGAGGCCTGGATCTATCGACTGCTGCGTTCCCCGGTCCCCGTCTCTGGGCAGAAGCGAGTAGACATTGAGGTCCTGCCCCAGGAGCTCCAGCAGGCTCTGACCTTTGCTCTCCCAGACCCCTCTCGGTTCAGCCTGGTGGATTTCCCGCTGCACCTTCCCTTGGAACTTCTGGGTGTGGATGCCTGTCTTCAGGTGCTAACCTGCATCCTGTTAGAGCACAAG GTGGTGCTACAGTCCCGAGACTACAACGCACTGTCCATGTCTGTGATGGCATTTGTGGCAATGATCTACCCCCTGGAGTATATGTTTCCTGTTATCCCACTGCTGCCCACCTGTATGGCATCAGCAGAGCAG CTGCTGTTGGCTCCAACGCCGTACATCATCGGTGTCCCTGCCAGCTTCTTCCTCTACAAACTGGACTTCAAAATGCCTGATGATGTATGGCTAGTGGATCTGGACAGCAGTCGG GTGATTGCTCCCACCAATGCAGAAGTGCTACCTGTCCTGCCAGAACCAGAGTCATTAGAATTGAAAAAACACTTAAAGCAG GCCCTCGCCAGCATGAGTCTCAACACCCAGCCAATCCTCAATCTGGAGAAATTCCATGAGGGCCAGGAGATCCCCCTTCTCTTGGGAAAGCCTTCTAATGACCTGCAGTCCACACCGTCCACTGAATTCAACCCTCTCATCTATGGCAATGACGTGGATTCTGTGGATGTCGCCACCAG AGTGGCCATGGTCCGTTTCTTCAACTCCCCCAACGTGCTGCAGGGCTTTCAGATGCACACGCGCACCCTGCGTCTCTTCCCGCGGCCTGTGGTAGCTTTTCAGGCTGGCTCCTTTCTAGCCTCACGTCCCCGGCAGACTCCTTTCGCTGAGAAATTGGCCAGGACTCAGGCTGTGGAGTACTTTGGGGAATGGATCCTTAACCCCACCAACTATGCCTTTCAGCGAATTCACAACA ACATGTTTGATCCGGCTCTGATCGGTGACAAGCCAAAGTGGTATGCTCACCAGCTGCAGCCCATCCATTATCGAGTCTATGATGGCAATTCCCAGCTGGCGGAGGCGCTGAGTGTGCCCCCAGAGCGTGACTCCGATTCTGAGCCCACTGATGACAG TGGCAGTGATAGTATGGAGTATGATGACTCAAGCTCTTCTTACTCCTCCCTTGGTGACTTTGTTAGTGAAATGATGAAATGTGACATCAATGGTGATACTCCTA ACGTGGATCCTCTGACACATGCGGCCTTGGGAGATGCCAGTGAGGTGAAGATTGACGAGCTGCAGAaccagaaggaagcagaggaacCTGGCCCAGACAGCGAGAACTCGCAGGAAAACCCCCCACCGCGCTCCAGCACCGCcgccagcagcagccccagcaccACCGTCCACGGAGCCAGTTCT GCACCTGCTGACTCAGCGGAGATGGATGATAAGGCGGCAGGAGGCCTCTGCAGACCCCTCCCTCCCGTGCCTCCCAGCGTTGGCAAATCGGGCGTGGACAGGCGTCAGACAGAAATTGGAGAGGG GGCTCAAAGGCTGCTGCGGCCCAACAGCTTGAAACTGGCAAGCGACTCCGATGCAGAGTCAGACTCTCGAGCGAGCTCTCCCACCTCCACCGTCTCCAACAACAGCACCGAGGGCTTCGGGGGCATCATGTCTTTTGCCA GCAGCCTATATCGGAACCACAGTACAAGCTTCAGTCTTTCAAACCTCACACTGCCCACCAAAGGTGCTCGGGACAAGACCACGCCCTTCCCCAGTCTGAAAG TATTTGGGCTAAATACTCTAATGGAGATTGTTACTGAAGCCGGCCCCGGGAGTGGTGAAG GAAACAGGAGGGCCTTAGTGGACCAGAAGTCATCTGTCATTAAACACAGCCCAACAGTGAAGAGAGAGCCTCCATCACCCCAGGGTCGATCCAGCAATTCTAg TGAGAACCAGCAGTTCCTGAAGGAGGTGGTGCACAGCGTGCTGGATGGCCAGGGGGTTGGCTGGCTCAACATGAAAAAGGTGCGACGGCTGCTGGAGAGCGAGCAGCTGCGAGTCTTCGTCCTGAGCAAGCTGAACCGCACCGTGCAGTCAGAGGACGATGCCCGGCAGGACGTCATCCCAGATGTG GAGATCAGCCGAAAGGTGTACAAGGGAATGCTAGACCTGCTCAAGTGCACGGTGCTCAGTCTGGAGCAGTCCTATGCCCACGCAGGTCTCGGCGGCATGGCCAGCATCTTCGGCCTTCTGGAGATCGCGCAGACCCACTATTATAGCAAAG AACCAGACAAGCGGAAGAGAAGTCCAACAGAGACTGTAATTACACCAGTTGGCAAGGATCTTGGCCTGGCCGGGCGGGGAGACCCAAAGGCGATGGCACAGCTAAGAGTTCCCCAGCTGGGACCTCGGGCACCAAGTGCTACAGGAAAGGGTCCCAAGGAACTGGACACCAGAAGTTTAAAGGAAGAGAATTTTGTAGCGTCTGTTG GGCCTGAAGTAATCAAACCTGTCTTCGACCTTGGtgagacagaggagaaaaagtCCCAGATCAGCGCAGATAGTGGTGTGAGCCTGACATCTGGTTCCCAG AGGACTGATCCCGACTCCGTCACTGGTGTGAGTCCACCTGTTATGATCCGAAGTTCAAGTCAGGATTCTGAAGTTAGCACC gtGAGTAATAGTTCTGGAGAGACCCTTGGAGCAGACAGTGACTTGAGCAGCAACGCAGGTGATGGACCAGGTGGCGAGGGAAGCACCCACTTGACAAGCTCTCGGGGTACTTTGTCTGATAGTGAAATTGAGACCAACTCTGCCACCAGCGCCATCTTT GGTAAAGCCCACAGCTTGAAGCCGAGTGTAAAGGAGAAGCTGGTGGGCAGCCCAGTACGCTCTTCTGAAGATGTAAGCCAGCGAGTTTATCTCTACGAGGGACTCCTAG GAAGGGACAAAGGATCGATGTGGGACCAGTTAGAGGATGCTGCTATGGAGACCTTTTCTATGA GCAAAGAACGTTCTACCTTATGGGACCAAATGCAGTTCTGGGAAGATGCGTTCTTAGATGCTGTGATGTTGGAGAGAGAAGGGATGGGTATGGACCAGGGTCCCCAGGAAATGATAGACAG GTACCTGTCCTTGGGAGAACATGACCGGAAGCGCCTAGAGGATGATGAAGATCGCTTGCTGGCCACACTGTTGCACAATCTCATCTCCTACATGCTCCTGGTGAAG GTAAATAAGAATGACATCCGGAAGAAAGTGAGACGCCTAATGGGAAAGTCCCATATTGGGCTTGTGTACAGCCAGCAAATCAATGAAGTGCTTGATCAGCTGACAGACCTG AATGGACGTGATCTTTCTATTCGGTCCAGTGGCAGCCGGCACATAAAGAAGCAGACATTTGTGGTACATGCGGGGACAGACACAAATGGAGATATCTTTTTTATGGAG GTGTGTGACGACTGCGTGGTGTTACGCAGTAACATCGGGACGGTATACGAGCGCTGGTGGTACGAGAAGCTCATCAACATGACCTACTGTCCCAAGACCAAGGTCTTGTGCTTGTGGCGTAGAAACGGCTCTGAGACCCAGCTCAACAAATTCTACACCAAGAAG TGTCGGGAGCTGTACTACTGTGTGAAGGATAGCATGGAGCGTGCGGCCGCCCGCCAGCAAAGCATCAAACCTG GACCTGAACTAGGTGGCGAGTTCCCTGTGCAGGACATGAAGACTGGTGAGGGTGGCTTGCTGCAGGTCACCCTAGAAGGGATCAATCTCAAGTTCATGCACAACCAG TTCCTGAAATTAAAGAAGTGGTGA